The Oryza sativa Japonica Group chromosome 11, ASM3414082v1 DNA window GAGTGTAGACTCTAGGGGCATGAATGGAGAAAACGACCATCACTTTCTCAATTAGCTCGGGAACAGGAAGAAGCTCCATCAAAGAATTGATTGATGGTAGCACAGGGACAGAGGTGGCGATTCTTCCTATTTTCAGGTTGAGTACACCGATTTCGGACACATCAAAGAGTTTCTCTATGGGATGGCCAATAAGTATGTCGAAATCAGATATGTCGAACACATGGAAATCTAAGATGGCCTCAATGCCGTTATGCCGCATATGCACTCCAGAGATAATCCCTAAACCTTCGGTCGTAGAGTTTGTGGAAATTTAGAAGGTTTTGATGGTTGGTTCCAACGGTCTATCCCCTAAGCAATCAAATGCAAAGGTTGTGGATATAATATTAGCACCAACAGAGGGATTATAGCAAGCACGAACCAAATTTCCTCTAGTGAGACACGTAACGGTTGAGGAGAGGCAACCGATCAGAATTGCTTCAGAAGAGAGCTCTCCTTCCCTCGACCATTTATTACTCATGATGTTGATCAATCTCTTCACCATCTCTTTAAGCATAGCTTTATTGAGAGGTTCATCAGAATTGACCTTGGTTGGTGGTCTCTTCTTGCAGGAATAATTCGAGGTGTTTCCATAATCTTCGAAAAGATCCTCCTCGAACTGAAATTGTATTTCCGGAGAAtgaatttcttcttcctccggttcTTGCGACTAGGATGAGGATTCAACAGAGGTTCCTCATGGATACGGGACAACTTCGCTTGAGCTGAAAGAATTGTTCTCTCATATCAGATCTAAGAGTTATCttccttcggcggttgtcttgTGTGCGAACGATCTTCCGGCGGAAATATCGAGATCTTCAGCAGACGCCTTGTCTAACCCATACCGAAAATATTGTAACAACACATGGTCGTGTAAAGACAAGTCTGTGCCATACTGAGTTAACAATGAAAACCTGGTCCAGGTTGCACCGAGAGATTCCTTCTCGTTCTGTCAGAAAGAAAGGATGTCTAATCGAAGATTAATCACACGGATTAATGGAAAGAAAGTAAGGCAGAACTTACACTTAAGCCCCTCCCATTCACCGTGGAATTTCTTGACTGAAAGAATGTACCATTGCTTCGCTTCATCtctaaaagaaaaaggaaacaacttTCACTTTAAAGTTTGTAGGCATGAACGCACTAGCTCAAAGTCCCGAAGACAGAGGTATGGGTTTTCACTAATACCACCATAGAAGGTTTGCTCTCAAACCATGGCTATAAAGGCATGACTGATTTCGTAGCCATCCGAAAGGATTGGTTTTGAAGAACAGTACGGCTCACAAAGATCAACCCGAGGAGCTGAAAGGTTTTGAATTGTGGGTTGCTCCATCAAGGAAATGAATGAAAGaagatgaaataaaaataaagatacaAGAATAACCTAGATTCGGATAAATTAGCAACCGTCCACAGCAATGGCGCCataaatgcttgttggtatttcttacgaccatacataaatctgcaagcgcacggaataccgcGGTAACACTTTACCTTCGAGTGACCagaaaaggatatcgaacttaGGGAACATGTGTATGCTACCTAAGGagactatccaaggacaacaattATTGGTAGGCTACCTAGGCTAGAGAGGATTTTCTATGCGTTTTAATTATCTAAACTAAGTAAAggtaatttttgttttgggcACCGACCCCTGTTGGTCTGCCAACGTGTttaaacacatgcataaagtattaaatataggctataaaataactaattgcacaaattgtgactaatttacgagatgaatcttttaagcctaattgctccatgatttgacaatgtggtgctacgttaagcatttgctaatgacgaattaattaggcttaataaatttatctcgcggTTTATggatggattctgtaattagtttttttattagtacccgaacaccatatataatatccgatgtgacacgcccgAAACTTTATACCTGTATATCAAGCACCCCCTCGGCCATGGAAGTTTTTCAAGATGTGGCGGTCAAGATCGTTCTGGTTGGAGAGGTGACGATACCACCACGAGCACTCGCTGCCACCCACCCACCACACAACACCACTCACCACCCCACGCACGCGCCTCCACTCCGATTACTCACCGCCGGAACGGCGAATGGCAGGTGAGCCGCCACCAATGGCGGCACCTCAGCCGGCGCGTTTACCCTCCCTCACCGGAGCTTTCTtttcatttcttcttttttttttttgtctgcagccccgcggcggccggcggcggcgaaggcgaggaaTGGAGGAGGGGCGGGGAGGACGAGCCGGTGGATGGCGGCTGACGGGAGCAAGCGGTGGGGGGAGACGTTCTTCCTGCTCTACACGCCCTTCTGGCTCACGCTCTgcctcggcgtcgtcgtcccctTCAAGCTCTACGAGGTAGccacccatccatccatccgttctttccttctcttctcGCTCGATACGTCTGAATCTTGGGCGAGTTTGGGGACGCCTTGTTGGATCTTCCGCATCCGGTTCTTTGAGGGGAGATCGGATCTCGGCGATTTCAAAATGGATATTAGGTCGGgtgataaaaataatatatattttttgttgctATGTGCAGAGGTTCACGGAGCTGGAGTACCTAGTTGTTGGGTTGGTGTCCACAGTGCCTGCCTTCGTCATCCCGCTCTTCCTCGTAGGCAAGGTACTTTTGGCTCCATCTCTCCTCAAAATACATCGACTCTGAATTGGGATCTAACTGATGTGATCGTATAATTAACTGTTGGTTCTTTAGAGGTAGGGTAATTAGAGGCttgctttattttcttttagttaAAAGAACAATGTTGGGAGAGTAGTGTTTTGCTATATTGTTCATAGAAATGACTGATTGACAGTTTGACACATATTGTGGGCAAGACAGAAACCAGAATTATTAGCTATACGCACGTCGACCATAAATGGTCAAAGTACTTTCTGACTTTCTGGTGCTTGACAGTTGACATAGCAGCAGTGATCCAATGACGTATACACATGAGCCTGTTTGATGTATTAATCGCAAGAACACCAAAATTTGGAGGGTAAACTATTAAATACTCCTGGGACAGCCACAGGCTGGTAAGTTTTAGATGGAGGGAGAGAGTAGTGGGAGCTGAGTGTAAGAGCTGAGAGGATATTGGAAAGGACTGGGATCATGTGCGGTCCTAGTTGTGATTGTCTTCTCATGGCTTAAATTGGGGCTACTGCTTATTTTGTGGTCACAACTATGACTGCACCCAAATCAAGTACGGGAGAGACATAATACTAGTTTTTGTTGCTTTCCCAACTGAGGAAGGAATACCTGTTGTCTGGCTAAGTAGTTTAGTGACAAATGAGGGAAATTGGCTACATGGCACCTCAATTTGATGGTGTTTTCTCTGAGACATGAAAATTCCTAGCTTTGCTAAAAACACAATATTTTCTGGTTAAgagctacttcctccatcccaaaatgtaagcattttagAGGTTGGCACGTGTATTAAGAGAGTAGGTGGGAATGATTGAAGGAAGGTCGTGATTGGTGGAGAAGATAAATTAGGTGAaggagaatggttgtgattggttgagaggaggtaTGTGgagaaatagcttcattttgggacaaggtacggtgctagaaatagctatattttgggagggagGTAGTAGATGGCACCTGGGAGGTGGGGACATTAAAATATTCTCATGTACTTCTGTACCAGCACCAGACCATTTCTACCATGATCCTCTCATACTGTTCTTTGGCTTACAAAGTGTATTCTTTTGTTAAACTTCGTCCATGAAATTGTATTTCTTATCTTGAATTCAGTAACCATGACTTAGAAGCTAATTTTGCTAATGTTTTAATTTTTCAGGCAGATAGTGTTAGAAGTTTGAAAGATCGGTATTGGGTTAAGGTAAGTGTTTTATACGATCTTCTGAAAGACAAACTGAGTTCTAAAAGAAAATGTAGCGAAAGAAGGCCAAAGCTGTATCTTTTCAATAAATTTGATCCTGTAACGTGTTTTCGCTACAGCTTATAAACTTTACTTTATTGAGTAAACACTTTCATTTTCTCAGGCAAAATTTACTGTGGAAAGAATAGCTGATACATTGAAATATCATCAATTTGGTTACATTTGATCTTGGTGAAATAACACTATTAACTACCTTATATGGTTGTTTTACTACGCTACTGTACAAAAACATTTACTACTGTTGTAAATTATTTACTGCTACAGTTATACTTAATTTTGTACACCTGCTAATACAATTAAATACAACAGTACTTCTCAGTTGTGTATGGGCAAATTGGTAGCAAAAATCATATTCTCTTTACTTTATCTCTTTGAACAGTTTTGCTAAATCTCACATCTTTCTGTTGCAGGCTAATATTTGGATTATAATTTTCAGCTATGTTGGTAATTACTTTTGGACGCATTACTTCTTCACAGTTCTTGGTGCATCATACACTTTCCCATCATGGAGGATGAACAACGTAAGACTGTCCTCATGTTATTGTTGACCAAATGGGATGCATGCAAACGATAATCTGCACAACTGCTAGCATTGCAATATGCGCTGATGTTTTCAAACACGGATTCAACAGtatttctgttcttttttttttcttgcaactcTTCCATGCAACTGTCATGGACATTCAGCCAGGGGGGCGAGCCCACCCAACACCCTCTCGGTACTGTAGCGCGGTACTGTATCAGTCTGTTAGGTGGTATTAGATTGAGTCCTTTCTTAGGGGTTAAGTCGTCCCATCTAAGGATGGATTGTATCCCTTTACCATTAAGTAATAAATCAGATTAGTTTAATCCAATACCTCTCAATGCCCTTCCCAACCTAAATCTACCTCTCACCCCTAGTAGCCGCTGCTGCCCGGCTATCCTCCCAGCGGTGTTTATCCCATAATGGCCTTGGGTCGtgaaaacaaattttaaaaagtaacTTCTATACAAACACCGGCCACTGTAATGCATTGGACTATGATCTGAAAGTTTACCTAATggcacttaggctgtgttcttttggaggggttgggaacccctcctcTCCACATGCAAAACGGAGCGATAGATTAACgcattattaattaagtattaagtataaaaaacttgaaaaatggattaatatgattttttaaagcaactttcctatagaaactttttgcaaaacaccaccgtttagcagtttgaaaagcgtgcgcacggaaaacgagggagatgggttgaGAACTCAGggcaaagaacacagcctaaggctgtgtttgggaGGAGGGGTTAggaaaaaatggattaatatgatttttcaaaacaactttcatatagaaattttttacataaatcaccgtttagcggtttgaaaagcatgcgcgcggaaaacgagagaggtgggtTGGGAAAATGGGGGGAAGAAATGCATATGCTCACAAAAATGAAATGCATATGCTCCTTTTAATGGCTGAACCATATGGCTCACTTGAACATTGCCTACAACAAAATTTCCTTTTGTTGAAGCTCGGTCAGTGTTACTGTTGACTTTTATCTGTCATAACCTTCTAgaattttattaatttattatgttagGGACTTCTGTATGTAAAAGAGGGCTGCCATTATCTATCAATGCGAACAAGATATAAATCAATTAATCCTCTCTATCTTTCCTATGCTCCTGTTTCTTTCATATATGTTCCTCTATCATGTGCCCAGTCATTTCCTTCTACCTCTCAAACATTCTGCTAATAATCTCAAAAAACTTGTACCATACTGTTGTTTCTCCTCTCAGCTATTTGCTTGTATCCTCTGTTATTTGTCGCAGAAGTACAGAACAAGAATATGGGAAAGTCCTGTCTCCACTCTCCACTGCCGTTTtgatttggagatgatttgaCCATGCATTTTGATAGATAATGGAAGAAAATTTTGACTTGACATTTGCTTGCTTTCTTATCTTTCGTTAGTTTCCATTTagtgttgcaacttgcaagtaaTGATGGGGTCTGAGAATTTCACATGTACTAGTGCTCTTTAAGAATGTTTTAGTTACCTTCAGATTAAAgattgtttttattattttttttaaatgctaTGCTTAAGAACACTTCATACATTCCCTCCTGTTCTCCTATATTAAAATCTGAGGTCACTACAAGCCAAAATAGATTCTATTCTGCAACTGTTTCGTGAAGGATATTGCTCATAGTGTAAATATGGAAAAGTGGCCAATAGTTCAAGTCCATTCACTTTTACTAGTGATTGCTGTGTACTACATTACTTGCAAGTTGAACTAACAAATGTGTTCTTGTTTCTTTGTTCTTATTGCTTGTTAAATTTCTTTCATGTTTCAGGTACCCCATACAACATTTCTCCTGACCCACGCTTGCTTTCTTTTCTATCACATGACATCAAATATGAGCCTTCGCAAATTACATCATTCTACAGCTCATTTGCCCCAGTTTCTTCGATGGTCATTTGAAGCTGCATGGGTTTTAGCACTCTCATACTTCATAGCTTACCTGGAAACCTTAGCCATTGCAAATGTATGTTCTCTCTTGCATAGAGTATTAATAATACACAGATTTCTTCTGCCTAGTGCTATTTAATTATCATGTTCTTTCAATTTCCATTTAGTGGTACGGACGTAGGGTTCAGTAAATCTGTGTTCTGTTTTATGAAATGAACTACTCTGTTGGATCCAATTTACTACATTACGTATAGCTTGCTGTGAATTGCACAACAGAAAATCTGTGGTAATGCCTTCCAGTCAGGTCAGATACCATTAGACAGACCCTCTGGGTACACTACTTTTGAACACTGGGAGAAGGTTTTCTACAATCTGTAATTGTGATTGTTTTCTACAAATCTGTTGTTGTGAATATTGGACCAATTATTCTTGAGATGATACTAGCAAACTTATGTGCTCACTCTTGCTGTTCTAGGGTCAATATTTAATGCGTActatattttcttttggtcaAAGTGGCCAAGTTACATAGGATGGAGAAGTGTTTTACAATGTCCTATTATGATAACATATGATAGTGAAGTTGTTCCCACcttttttactttgtttttcACAATACTATTATTTCCCTTTGTGCCTGATGTTTTCTGTGACCTTTGCAGTTTCCGTATTATGAATTCATCGACAGGGATATAATGTACAAAGTAGGCTCACTGTTTTATGCAATATACTTCATCGTCAGCTTCCCAATGTTTTCAAGGTGAAATTAGTCAGAATTATCGTTATAGTTATTTACTCCTATTTCAATGTTGGCTATTCATCTGTTTGGTTTGAAATATGTTTGTTTCCCTGTTTCTGTTATGCAGTTAAACATCAAGTTGTCTAGCTGTAATGGTTAATAGCTTTGTCAAATTCCTTACTCCAATACCATCTATTTACACCAACTGGGTACATGGCCACTAAGTGAATAAAATTCTAGAATAATGCATTAGCACAC harbors:
- the LOC9270960 gene encoding cycloeucalenol cycloisomerase, yielding MAAPRRPAAAKARNGGGAGRTSRWMAADGSKRWGETFFLLYTPFWLTLCLGVVVPFKLYERFTELEYLVVGLVSTVPAFVIPLFLVGKADSVRSLKDRYWVKANIWIIIFSYVGNYFWTHYFFTVLGASYTFPSWRMNNVPHTTFLLTHACFLFYHMTSNMSLRKLHHSTAHLPQFLRWSFEAAWVLALSYFIAYLETLAIANFPYYEFIDRDIMYKVGSLFYAIYFIVSFPMFSRIDENEEKWSLSRVAVDALGAAMLVTIILDLWRIFLGPIVPIPESRRCGQPGLAWFQVQNESV